A genomic stretch from Pirellulales bacterium includes:
- a CDS encoding SMP-30/gluconolactonase/LRE family protein, which translates to MLWSFSRLALSLVVLHSTRAMAVADEPPTLPQFTNWVTAVAFSPLDGSLASVGGQTLLYRPGDVKIWDPADGKLKQSLDGHGTTVWAVAFSPDGRTMATAGYDGAIKLWDMPDGKPRLELKKHKHWVRALAFTPDGKSLVSGSEDTTVIIWDVATGSDVKTIQAHAGPVNAVAISPDGKTLATAGGDKLAKIWDLEKGTEKAKLEGHQDAIWTIAFRKGGTLLATAGADRDVRLWSPDGKPQGTLSGHKDWITTAAFSPTDNNLLATGSLDHTVKLWDVAEKKQFQATSTLKSSIWGIAFSADGKRLAIGSHADSLKLWDLPEKLEHVESPILAAGAKLEKLAGGFEFTEGPSVDVQGNVYFTDQPNDRIMKWNIYGELSTFLKPAGRSNGLCFDAKNALWACADEKNELWRIDIATAQHEVMVKDYQGKLLNGPNDVWVRPDGGAYFTDPYYKRPYWKRGPKEQDQEATYYLAPDGKTLTRVSGDMTRPNGIIGTPDGKTLYVSDIDGGKTFAYDIQPDGSLQNKRLFCELGSDGMTLDDQGNVYLTGKGVTVFDKSGKQIEHIDVPENWTGNICFGGADMQTLFITASKGLYAFKMKVKGAARQ; encoded by the coding sequence ATGTTATGGTCTTTTTCGCGATTGGCCTTGAGTTTGGTGGTCCTGCATTCAACTCGGGCGATGGCGGTTGCCGACGAGCCGCCTACCCTGCCGCAGTTCACGAATTGGGTCACGGCCGTGGCCTTTTCGCCGCTCGATGGATCGCTAGCGAGCGTCGGTGGGCAAACGCTGCTCTATCGACCCGGCGACGTAAAGATTTGGGATCCGGCCGACGGCAAGCTGAAGCAATCGCTCGACGGCCACGGAACCACGGTCTGGGCGGTCGCCTTTTCTCCGGATGGCCGGACGATGGCCACCGCCGGCTATGACGGGGCGATCAAGCTTTGGGACATGCCCGATGGAAAGCCGCGGCTTGAGTTGAAGAAACACAAGCATTGGGTCCGGGCGCTGGCGTTCACTCCCGACGGCAAGTCGCTCGTCTCCGGCAGCGAGGACACGACGGTCATCATTTGGGATGTCGCAACCGGCAGCGACGTGAAAACGATCCAAGCCCACGCCGGGCCGGTCAACGCCGTGGCCATCTCGCCCGACGGCAAGACGCTGGCCACCGCCGGCGGCGACAAGCTGGCGAAGATCTGGGACCTCGAAAAAGGGACCGAGAAAGCCAAGCTCGAAGGACACCAAGACGCTATCTGGACCATCGCCTTCCGCAAGGGCGGCACTCTGCTCGCCACTGCGGGGGCCGACCGCGACGTGCGTCTCTGGAGCCCGGACGGCAAACCCCAAGGCACGCTTTCGGGTCACAAGGATTGGATCACCACGGCGGCCTTTTCTCCGACTGACAACAATCTACTCGCGACCGGCAGCCTCGACCACACCGTCAAGCTCTGGGACGTAGCCGAAAAGAAGCAGTTTCAGGCGACTTCGACGCTCAAGTCATCTATCTGGGGCATCGCCTTCTCGGCCGATGGCAAGCGCCTAGCGATCGGCAGCCACGCCGATTCGCTCAAGCTCTGGGACCTGCCGGAGAAATTGGAGCACGTCGAAAGCCCGATCCTCGCCGCGGGCGCGAAGCTCGAAAAACTCGCCGGCGGATTCGAATTCACCGAAGGTCCGTCGGTCGATGTCCAGGGCAATGTTTATTTCACCGACCAGCCGAACGATCGGATCATGAAATGGAACATCTATGGCGAACTCTCTACATTCCTGAAGCCGGCCGGGCGCTCCAACGGCCTCTGCTTCGACGCGAAGAACGCCCTCTGGGCTTGCGCCGACGAGAAGAATGAGCTGTGGCGGATCGACATCGCCACTGCCCAGCATGAAGTCATGGTGAAGGACTATCAAGGTAAGCTGCTGAACGGCCCGAACGACGTCTGGGTGCGGCCGGACGGCGGCGCCTATTTCACCGATCCCTATTACAAACGCCCTTACTGGAAACGCGGGCCGAAGGAGCAAGATCAGGAAGCCACCTACTATCTCGCGCCGGACGGCAAGACGCTGACTCGCGTGAGTGGCGACATGACCCGGCCCAATGGGATCATCGGCACGCCGGACGGCAAGACACTCTACGTCTCCGATATCGACGGCGGCAAGACCTTCGCTTACGACATTCAGCCCGACGGCTCGCTCCAAAACAAGCGGCTATTCTGCGAACTCGGCTCGGACGGCATGACGCTCGACGACCAGGGAAACGTCTATCTCACCGGCAAGGGCGTCACCGT
- a CDS encoding STAS domain-containing protein, protein MSQLNIADRDDVVMVTFTNFKILDESVIRNIGAEFDKLTTEAAAERKLLLNFDRVTFMSSAMIGQIMKLYKKAKADGIALKLCCIDPTIMEVFKITRLDKLLDIRKTEADAIAAFGPPRKSWLGK, encoded by the coding sequence ATGTCTCAGCTCAATATCGCCGACAGAGACGACGTGGTCATGGTCACGTTCACGAACTTCAAGATCCTCGATGAATCGGTGATCCGGAACATCGGCGCCGAGTTCGACAAGCTGACGACCGAGGCCGCGGCGGAGCGCAAGCTGCTCTTGAACTTCGATCGCGTCACGTTCATGTCGTCGGCCATGATCGGCCAGATCATGAAGCTCTACAAGAAGGCCAAGGCCGACGGAATTGCGCTCAAGCTCTGCTGCATCGATCCCACGATCATGGAAGTCTTCAAGATCACCCGGCTGGATAAGCTGTTGGACATTCGCAAGACTGAGGCCGACGCGATCGCGGCCTTCGGCCCGCCGCGCAAAAGCTGGCTTGGGAAATAG
- a CDS encoding sigma-70 family RNA polymerase sigma factor — MLDEYEQLAVIHGLCRGSRESWAKLYDAYSADVWRYVARMLGPDAGAVADVVQETFMEAARTAAGFDGNRGTLWAWLTGIAHHRVAAYWRQAQRSANLRKLIEARAPEIQRLFESTELSEAPWQRRELAELVRSVLAELPADYAALLTAKYLNERSLAQISEQSGGSTDAVKSKLARARREFRAKFERLTKASPVCAEPENPGAIPPLPPVRERTG, encoded by the coding sequence TTGCTGGACGAATACGAACAACTTGCCGTCATTCACGGCCTTTGCCGCGGCAGCCGTGAATCCTGGGCCAAACTGTACGACGCGTACAGCGCGGATGTCTGGCGATATGTTGCGAGGATGCTGGGTCCCGACGCGGGGGCCGTGGCCGATGTCGTGCAAGAGACGTTCATGGAGGCCGCCCGGACGGCGGCCGGTTTCGACGGCAATCGCGGGACCCTTTGGGCCTGGCTGACCGGCATTGCCCACCACCGAGTGGCGGCCTATTGGAGGCAAGCTCAGAGGTCCGCAAACCTGCGGAAGCTGATCGAAGCTAGGGCGCCGGAAATTCAGCGACTCTTCGAGAGCACGGAGTTATCCGAAGCCCCGTGGCAACGCCGAGAACTGGCCGAATTGGTGCGGAGCGTGCTGGCCGAATTGCCGGCGGACTACGCGGCGCTGTTGACCGCCAAATACCTCAATGAGCGAAGCCTCGCGCAAATATCGGAACAATCGGGCGGATCGACCGACGCCGTCAAATCGAAATTGGCTCGAGCCAGACGCGAATTCCGTGCAAAGTTCGAGCGACTGACGAAAGCATCGCCCGTTTGCGCGGAGCCAGAAAATCCCGGAGCCATTCCCCCACTTCCTCCGGTTCGCGAGCGAACCGGCTAA